In one Bacillus sp. PK3_68 genomic region, the following are encoded:
- a CDS encoding DinB family protein, whose amino-acid sequence MSSQVIQLYEYHVWANKTVFEHLRKLPEEVWNKEITSVFPSVCQLMSHIYAMDTMWLSVMRERPFNEARELLMRLLEESKTESLEGVEKRFIETENKYRDFLNTCDFEKTIPLAHPVYGSVSTPLSGLVQHVVNHGTYHRGNLTAMLHQLGHSGVPTDYVFYLYTV is encoded by the coding sequence ATGTCGAGTCAAGTCATTCAGTTGTACGAGTACCATGTTTGGGCTAATAAAACCGTTTTTGAACATTTACGAAAGTTGCCTGAAGAGGTATGGAATAAAGAAATAACAAGTGTGTTTCCATCTGTTTGTCAATTAATGTCGCACATCTATGCAATGGATACGATGTGGCTTAGTGTAATGCGTGAACGCCCGTTCAACGAGGCTAGAGAACTGTTAATGCGACTGCTTGAAGAATCAAAGACGGAGAGCTTGGAAGGTGTGGAGAAGCGATTCATTGAAACTGAAAATAAGTATAGGGACTTCTTGAATACGTGTGACTTTGAGAAGACTATTCCCCTGGCACATCCTGTATACGGTTCTGTTAGCACACCATTGTCAGGCTTAGTACAGCATGTCGTCAATCATGGAACATATCACCGTGGCAACTTGACCGCTATGTTGCATCAGCTTGGTCACAGTGGTGTTCCGACTGATTACGTCTTTTATTTGTATACGGTATAA
- a CDS encoding phage tail tube protein, protein MAFRSGNTISGKEGRLFLDGEEMAYVKSFEANIEKEKTEVKVLGRRMTGHKTVGASGTGTLTVYKVTSKFVRLMINYVKTGEDPYFTFQEVLDDKSSGRGTERVTIYDVNFDSAKVAGLNAEGEILEEELPFTFEDIDMPEELREGF, encoded by the coding sequence ATGGCGTTTCGCTCAGGTAATACGATTTCAGGTAAAGAAGGCCGCTTGTTCTTAGATGGAGAAGAAATGGCCTATGTTAAAAGCTTTGAAGCAAATATAGAAAAAGAAAAAACAGAAGTGAAAGTTTTAGGACGACGAATGACAGGACATAAGACTGTCGGAGCCAGTGGCACTGGTACATTGACTGTTTATAAGGTCACTTCTAAGTTTGTTCGACTAATGATTAACTATGTAAAAACAGGTGAAGATCCGTATTTCACATTCCAGGAAGTATTGGATGATAAATCATCTGGTCGCGGAACAGAACGAGTGACTATTTATGATGTTAATTTCGATAGTGCCAAGGTAGCTGGCTTAAATGCAGAGGGAGAAATCCTAGAAGAAGAATTACCTTTTACATTTGAAGATATCGATATGCCAGAGGAATTACGAGAGGGTTTTTAA
- a CDS encoding phage tail sheath family protein, producing the protein MNGGAFVPGEEKARAGFYFRFTSAPNERLSVGDRGRAALPLVLNWGEPKKFIEITKSEDVEKKLGLDINDPALLLLREAKKKAKTVLAYRVNEGTKASAEVATGVIATAVYGGTKGNDIMIKITSNVVDETKKDVTTFMGSKAVDKQIVENASELKANAWVTFEGTGELTNSAGIKLTGGADGTPTNLEYMEFLAASETEYFDTIALPVSEDEQLKAAFISFIRRVRDQQGLKVQGVLANAPADFEGIINVTNGAVLPERTLTPAETTAWVAGASAGATINQSLTFVEYEGAIDVFPRYDNDEIIERLAKGEFMLTFDARDKTVTVEKDINSFVSFTKEKDKKFQKNKIIRIMDAINNDITRELKREIKIRKEKGQDIPVNGDGIQILSTLVTIYMNTLQEGGAIKNFNSQNDVQITINDDGDGFYINTGVQPVDSGEKFYFGMEIR; encoded by the coding sequence ATGAATGGTGGTGCATTTGTCCCTGGGGAGGAAAAGGCACGCGCAGGCTTTTATTTTCGTTTTACCTCAGCTCCTAATGAGCGTTTATCTGTGGGAGACAGAGGGCGTGCAGCTCTTCCACTCGTTTTAAACTGGGGAGAACCAAAGAAGTTTATTGAGATTACGAAGTCAGAAGATGTGGAGAAGAAACTTGGATTGGATATTAACGACCCGGCACTTTTGCTTTTGCGTGAGGCGAAAAAGAAGGCTAAAACAGTCCTTGCTTATCGAGTAAATGAAGGTACAAAAGCATCTGCCGAAGTAGCAACCGGAGTTATTGCAACAGCCGTATATGGCGGTACAAAAGGCAATGATATCATGATCAAAATCACTTCTAATGTGGTGGATGAAACAAAGAAAGATGTCACAACTTTTATGGGAAGCAAAGCTGTTGATAAGCAAATTGTAGAGAATGCAAGCGAGTTAAAAGCAAATGCCTGGGTTACATTCGAAGGTACTGGAGAGTTGACTAACTCCGCAGGTATCAAGTTAACTGGTGGAGCCGACGGCACGCCAACGAATCTTGAGTATATGGAGTTTCTAGCTGCTTCAGAAACCGAGTATTTCGATACCATTGCTTTACCGGTCTCGGAGGATGAACAGTTAAAAGCGGCCTTTATCTCGTTTATTCGTCGTGTGCGTGATCAGCAAGGATTGAAGGTTCAAGGCGTGCTTGCTAATGCTCCAGCAGATTTTGAAGGGATTATCAATGTGACAAATGGAGCGGTACTCCCTGAGAGAACACTTACTCCAGCTGAAACAACGGCTTGGGTTGCTGGAGCTTCTGCCGGTGCAACGATCAATCAGTCTTTGACGTTTGTTGAATACGAAGGGGCTATTGATGTTTTTCCTCGTTATGACAACGATGAAATCATTGAGCGACTGGCTAAAGGTGAATTCATGCTAACGTTCGATGCTCGTGATAAAACGGTAACGGTTGAGAAGGATATCAACTCATTTGTGTCCTTCACGAAAGAAAAAGATAAGAAGTTTCAAAAGAACAAGATCATCCGCATTATGGACGCAATCAACAACGATATCACTCGCGAGTTAAAACGAGAGATTAAGATTCGAAAAGAAAAAGGACAGGATATCCCGGTGAATGGGGATGGAATTCAAATTCTCAGCACTTTAGTAACCATTTATATGAACACTTTGCAAGAAGGCGGAGCTATCAAGAACTTTAATTCGCAGAATGACGTTCAGATTACCATTAATGATGACGGAGATGGTTTCTATATCAACACCGGTGTGCAACCAGTAGACAGCGGGGAGAAATTTTATTTCGGGATGGAAATTAGATGA
- a CDS encoding DUF6838 family protein: protein MNPEVAAIMSYFYKLFPCKVYTKEVPESFVIPSMYFPPPFAFNSNDTLSTFMKTYSLSVQLFHKDSQQANNEAERIADIVNSKRGLIPLVDQTGVPTGEYVRINRIETRIADSGVAIIQVTWDSRYFYEKEDYASFENFEVDGEVKS, encoded by the coding sequence TTGAATCCGGAAGTAGCAGCTATTATGAGTTATTTTTACAAGTTGTTTCCCTGTAAGGTTTATACGAAAGAAGTGCCGGAAAGCTTTGTGATCCCGAGCATGTATTTTCCTCCTCCTTTTGCTTTTAATAGCAATGATACGCTCTCTACCTTTATGAAAACATATAGTTTGTCAGTGCAGTTGTTTCATAAGGATTCGCAGCAGGCAAATAATGAGGCCGAGCGGATTGCAGACATTGTGAACAGCAAGCGAGGACTTATACCTCTCGTTGATCAAACAGGAGTTCCAACAGGTGAATACGTAAGAATCAACCGTATCGAAACAAGAATAGCAGACAGTGGAGTAGCGATTATCCAAGTAACGTGGGATAGTCGTTATTTTTATGAGAAAGAAGATTATGCGTCGTTTGAGAACTTTGAGGTGGATGGTGAGGTGAAATCATGA
- a CDS encoding HK97 gp10 family phage protein has translation MKIRGLKQFMKQVEKAADGGLKREFGSWLEGLGMDFLGLIQDEIIRTETVDTRRLLNSFNRGDSEGIWSINKGGLTLEIGTRLTYASYANDGHFQRKRFVPGYWRGDRFVYEPGASTGMMLREKWVEGSHYWDNALAIFERIFQRSLERRMQRWLDTEF, from the coding sequence CTGAAAATACGCGGCTTAAAACAGTTTATGAAACAAGTGGAAAAAGCTGCTGATGGAGGACTGAAAAGGGAGTTCGGTTCATGGCTTGAAGGTCTTGGAATGGATTTTCTCGGTCTTATTCAAGATGAAATTATTCGCACAGAAACAGTGGATACTCGAAGGCTGCTAAATTCTTTTAATCGAGGGGATTCTGAGGGTATTTGGTCCATTAATAAAGGTGGATTGACGCTAGAAATAGGAACCCGGTTGACCTATGCCAGTTACGCAAATGACGGTCACTTTCAGCGGAAACGTTTTGTACCTGGATATTGGAGAGGTGATCGGTTTGTTTATGAGCCAGGAGCGAGTACTGGCATGATGTTAAGAGAGAAGTGGGTAGAAGGCTCGCATTATTGGGACAATGCGCTCGCTATTTTTGAAAGGATTTTTCAAAGGAGCCTAGAGCGTCGTATGCAGCGGTGGTTAGATACAGAGTTTTAG
- a CDS encoding DUF3599 family protein: protein MSYRNLLTHRCDVYHLIKNKDEGAWGIPGSDLEEEFSYGKVPDLTAVPCYFTEKNQSILQGEPNPTAVQSFLVHFLPSADIRVNDKVVWNGIELTLQIPKKIKNHHIEVTATRSERL from the coding sequence ATGAGTTACCGTAATCTTTTAACTCATCGATGTGATGTCTACCATTTAATAAAGAATAAGGATGAGGGAGCATGGGGAATACCGGGAAGTGACTTGGAGGAGGAGTTTTCCTATGGGAAGGTTCCGGACCTTACCGCTGTTCCTTGCTACTTCACGGAAAAGAATCAGTCCATTCTTCAAGGAGAACCTAATCCAACGGCGGTTCAATCGTTTCTTGTTCATTTCTTGCCGTCTGCAGACATTAGGGTAAACGACAAAGTGGTCTGGAATGGCATCGAATTGACATTGCAAATTCCAAAAAAGATCAAGAATCATCATATTGAAGTCACGGCTACTCGGAGTGAACGCCTATGA
- a CDS encoding DUF3199 family protein has product MLITPADVIAYSVFDAVKERPVSLLEQDILEAEIEIESIVGHNFAEIAPLPDKARLALLKMAQFYALINSDESIVKGYTSEKIGDYSYTLANGQTIRKPDVKSLLKEFIKTEPTDRFGVQMRLRVL; this is encoded by the coding sequence TTGCTCATCACTCCCGCAGATGTCATTGCGTATTCTGTATTTGATGCAGTAAAAGAGAGGCCAGTATCGTTGCTTGAGCAGGATATTCTGGAGGCGGAAATTGAGATCGAGAGTATTGTCGGTCATAACTTTGCAGAAATTGCTCCACTCCCTGATAAAGCAAGACTAGCCTTGTTAAAAATGGCTCAATTCTATGCACTCATTAATAGCGATGAATCAATTGTCAAGGGCTATACCTCGGAAAAAATAGGGGATTACTCTTATACATTGGCCAATGGACAAACCATTCGAAAGCCAGACGTTAAGAGTTTGTTGAAAGAATTTATTAAAACAGAACCGACAGATAGGTTCGGTGTTCAAATGAGGTTGAGAGTATTATGA
- a CDS encoding P2 family phage major capsid protein: MTITNNQILKDGAITTGSITSGLLNPEQSKQFIQQTFEATALGGLIRKEMRRAKAGEIDKIGIDSRILRKKTEDTDDGYRQKPKFDKIEYSTTAVRLPWEITEESLRENIEGQSFEDIVTKLMTTQLGIDLEDLYLNGDEATLDTDPDYDFLKINDGWLKQLTTGSHVEDRSAKDAGAISLNVFYDALSQLPDKYNDGSLRWLVAPSLKQKWEHYLLNENIKNGGGLSESIMNAPASIPFVTVPRMPKDRMVLINPKNLIVVNTYDVKIRKTVEGKEAIMQDKRFYVVHLDFDPIIEEKDAAVLVKGLA, from the coding sequence ATGACTATCACTAATAATCAGATCTTGAAAGACGGGGCAATTACAACGGGTTCGATTACTTCAGGTCTTTTAAACCCTGAACAATCCAAACAATTTATTCAGCAGACCTTTGAAGCGACAGCCCTTGGTGGATTAATCCGCAAAGAAATGCGGCGTGCAAAAGCTGGTGAAATCGATAAGATCGGTATCGATTCTCGTATTCTACGTAAGAAAACGGAAGATACAGACGATGGGTACCGCCAAAAACCAAAGTTCGATAAGATCGAATACTCAACAACAGCCGTGCGGTTGCCATGGGAAATTACAGAAGAGTCTCTACGTGAAAATATTGAGGGCCAAAGCTTTGAGGACATCGTAACAAAACTTATGACGACTCAACTAGGGATCGATCTAGAAGATCTATATTTAAATGGCGATGAAGCGACTCTTGATACAGATCCTGACTATGACTTTTTGAAAATCAATGACGGTTGGCTAAAGCAACTGACTACCGGTTCACATGTAGAAGATCGTTCTGCAAAAGATGCAGGAGCCATTTCTCTTAATGTATTCTATGATGCCCTATCGCAATTACCAGATAAATATAACGATGGCTCATTACGCTGGTTAGTGGCTCCCTCTTTAAAACAAAAGTGGGAGCATTATTTATTAAACGAAAATATTAAAAATGGTGGCGGTCTTTCAGAGTCCATTATGAATGCACCGGCTAGTATTCCTTTCGTGACTGTCCCACGTATGCCTAAAGATAGAATGGTGCTGATCAATCCGAAAAACTTAATTGTCGTGAATACGTACGACGTGAAAATCCGTAAAACAGTTGAGGGCAAAGAAGCCATTATGCAAGATAAGCGCTTCTATGTAGTTCACCTCGATTTTGATCCGATTATTGAAGAGAAAGATGCCGCTGTCCTAGTAAAAGGTTTGGCATAG
- a CDS encoding XkdF-like putative serine protease domain-containing protein: MPRELINANITHVSYVDKGANRKQFFFTKSDNQPDFQKEVKLFINKAEEEQQLVYGIVYEPDVEDSHGDYMTAPEIEKAAHGFMRDARNIDKQHDFHAGVGEVVESYIAPADFTIGEEIIKKGSWVLVTKASDEIWEEIKKGAITGYSMAGTAETIEKQSEKPVTKSYENDEVKGFFNLIKNFFSGKEESQKASEKELGSIEKAGKKISAARMDKINAAFEALNELKSEVEEEEEVVKKEDIEKAVQAALEPLVKRLDSIEKNEQQSEQAQDDVSKQLEETIAKALEPLNQRLEAVEKARSVSKQTQEEPQNQEIQKHYLSGIL; encoded by the coding sequence ATGCCAAGAGAATTAATTAACGCTAACATCACACACGTTTCTTATGTGGACAAAGGGGCCAACCGGAAGCAGTTTTTCTTCACCAAGTCAGACAACCAGCCGGACTTTCAAAAAGAAGTGAAGCTATTCATTAACAAAGCAGAGGAAGAGCAGCAGCTAGTATATGGAATTGTTTATGAGCCAGATGTGGAAGATTCACATGGGGATTATATGACCGCTCCGGAAATTGAAAAAGCGGCTCATGGCTTTATGAGAGATGCTCGAAACATTGATAAGCAGCATGACTTCCATGCAGGAGTCGGTGAAGTGGTTGAATCTTATATTGCGCCGGCCGACTTTACGATTGGTGAAGAGATAATTAAAAAGGGTTCTTGGGTGCTTGTTACAAAAGCATCTGATGAAATTTGGGAAGAAATTAAGAAGGGAGCTATTACTGGATATTCAATGGCCGGTACTGCTGAGACAATTGAAAAGCAAAGTGAAAAGCCTGTTACTAAGTCGTATGAAAACGATGAAGTGAAAGGCTTTTTTAATTTGATTAAAAACTTCTTCTCTGGCAAAGAAGAGAGTCAAAAAGCTTCAGAGAAGGAGTTAGGAAGCATTGAAAAGGCCGGAAAGAAAATTTCAGCCGCTCGTATGGATAAAATCAATGCGGCATTTGAAGCTTTGAATGAGCTGAAATCAGAAGTTGAAGAGGAGGAAGAAGTGGTGAAAAAAGAAGATATTGAAAAGGCTGTACAAGCGGCACTGGAACCACTTGTTAAACGTTTGGACTCTATTGAAAAGAATGAGCAGCAATCAGAACAGGCTCAAGATGATGTTAGCAAGCAATTAGAGGAGACCATTGCAAAAGCATTAGAGCCGCTAAATCAACGTTTAGAAGCAGTAGAGAAAGCCCGCAGTGTTTCTAAGCAAACGCAAGAAGAGCCACAAAACCAAGAGATTCAAAAACATTATTTAAGCGGAATTCTTTAA
- a CDS encoding DUF4440 domain-containing protein: MESQQALEEHLRNLEESLLNSEVRSSPAKLREILSEDFFEFGSSGNVWRVKDGIDPTGIGTVEMTLSNFKIHLLSDDSVLATYQIFNEVKQQHTLRSSIWRLRDGKWQMFFHQGTPVDSPTK, encoded by the coding sequence ATGGAAAGCCAACAAGCATTAGAAGAACACTTGCGTAATTTGGAAGAAAGTTTATTAAACTCTGAGGTGCGTTCCTCTCCTGCAAAGCTTAGGGAGATACTTAGTGAAGACTTTTTTGAATTTGGTAGTTCGGGGAACGTTTGGCGTGTAAAGGATGGAATAGATCCAACCGGAATAGGTACGGTTGAGATGACTCTAAGCAACTTTAAAATTCATCTATTGTCTGATGACAGTGTGTTGGCTACCTATCAAATATTCAACGAAGTGAAACAACAGCATACATTGCGTAGTTCTATATGGAGACTTAGAGATGGGAAATGGCAAATGTTTTTTCATCAAGGTACACCAGTAGATTCTCCTACCAAGTAA
- a CDS encoding phage minor head protein yields the protein MRKVDKLLISLNAYIAKAGEGDEKLTEVIPDFPGLESIPNYVEDYEKKIAKLLRKQRKYYLDGVKSYIGKDITLQALLIYLTSNLFAEDEFAEEMEEETSAFLQLTVAGLAAELMDSIDKDVPFKTLSNRSITWIEEWSKELSKLMKLNTHEALERELKKVIEEGGSIQDAEMAIKDLPEFDRKRARTTAITEVLTASSVAQVEAYRQSPAVEKKRWRHSGSKKNKPRKEHQELDGKEIPVDEKFNVNGHAADYPRDPSLPASERVNCHCVLSPVVNESILGLSKEEKEEIRRQVLEEK from the coding sequence ATGAGAAAAGTAGATAAATTACTAATAAGCCTAAACGCATACATTGCTAAAGCCGGGGAAGGTGATGAGAAGCTGACAGAAGTTATTCCTGATTTCCCCGGTTTAGAAAGTATACCCAACTATGTTGAAGATTATGAGAAAAAGATAGCTAAACTTTTAAGAAAACAGAGGAAATATTATTTAGATGGTGTTAAATCCTACATAGGGAAAGATATCACTTTGCAGGCCTTGTTAATCTATTTGACAAGCAACCTATTTGCAGAGGATGAATTTGCAGAAGAGATGGAGGAAGAGACATCCGCTTTTCTTCAGTTAACAGTAGCAGGATTAGCCGCTGAGCTAATGGATTCTATAGATAAAGATGTACCTTTTAAAACATTATCCAATCGAAGCATTACTTGGATTGAGGAGTGGTCTAAGGAGCTTAGTAAATTGATGAAATTGAACACCCATGAAGCACTTGAAAGAGAATTAAAGAAAGTCATTGAGGAAGGCGGCTCTATTCAAGATGCAGAGATGGCCATAAAGGACTTGCCTGAGTTTGACCGGAAACGTGCTCGCACAACGGCTATCACAGAAGTCTTAACGGCGTCATCTGTAGCTCAAGTTGAAGCCTATCGCCAAAGCCCGGCCGTAGAGAAAAAGCGTTGGCGGCATTCTGGATCGAAGAAAAATAAACCACGCAAAGAGCATCAAGAGCTAGACGGTAAAGAGATTCCTGTTGATGAAAAGTTTAATGTAAATGGGCATGCAGCGGATTATCCGAGAGATCCGTCTTTGCCAGCCAGTGAGCGGGTGAATTGTCATTGTGTGCTTTCTCCAGTAGTTAATGAATCTATTCTCGGTCTAAGTAAGGAAGAAAAAGAAGAGATCAGACGGCAGGTGCTGGAGGAAAAATAA
- a CDS encoding phage portal protein, producing MSQQKLNVRVFKTEGPSVNSKQIYDDPFQASYGDDIIQPPYNLKELKAIGEYSTIIQQCIDAYKTNIVGFGFQPEYVFDVNDDTLSSEKKKAAEEEWVRLEEFIRYLNYDEEAETILGYALEDREKMGNGYIEVLRDSLNQPAGIEYVDGQYMRIGARTVPEEVEYFITENGERKQIKRWRTFRKFVQMINGKKVYFKEYGDPRIMNLTNGKFDENTPENLRATEIIHFKIGSGTYGVPRWIGHIVHLYGARKAEELNYLYFKQGRHVPAVITVENGMLSEDSYTAIQEYMNGIEGVENAHKFLLLEAEGIEQEGLSVGDEKITPVKVEIKPLAEILQQDALFLEYDQKSRDKIRSAFRLPPLYTGESQDYNKATADTARKVTEEQVFQPERNNIVGKLNTLFLPDLNIFNVRLSLKGPSFGDPLETANALTPFINAGAAVPNDLRDLLGQLLGKELETLPDEYNVPFPVVLNSLQQQQNNPLAMLTKSNMAPGQTELINILKDLRDVLEEVRS from the coding sequence ATGAGCCAGCAGAAATTAAATGTGCGTGTGTTTAAGACAGAGGGGCCTTCTGTTAATAGCAAACAGATATACGACGATCCCTTTCAAGCATCATATGGAGATGACATCATTCAACCGCCTTACAATTTGAAAGAGTTAAAAGCAATCGGTGAGTATTCAACGATCATTCAACAATGCATAGATGCTTACAAAACAAACATTGTTGGATTTGGCTTTCAGCCTGAATATGTATTTGATGTGAATGATGACACTCTTTCTTCAGAGAAAAAGAAAGCGGCAGAAGAAGAATGGGTTCGGCTCGAAGAGTTTATTCGTTATCTGAACTATGATGAGGAAGCTGAAACCATTTTAGGGTATGCGCTTGAAGACCGTGAGAAGATGGGAAACGGATATATCGAGGTTTTGCGAGACTCATTAAATCAGCCGGCCGGTATTGAATATGTGGATGGTCAATACATGAGAATTGGCGCCAGAACTGTTCCAGAGGAAGTAGAGTATTTCATTACAGAGAATGGTGAGAGGAAACAGATTAAGCGGTGGCGTACATTCCGGAAGTTTGTCCAGATGATTAACGGAAAGAAAGTGTATTTCAAAGAATACGGAGATCCGCGAATCATGAATCTGACCAATGGGAAGTTTGATGAAAATACGCCGGAAAACTTACGCGCAACAGAGATTATTCATTTTAAAATTGGCAGCGGTACATATGGCGTTCCTCGCTGGATTGGCCACATTGTCCATTTATACGGTGCCCGGAAAGCGGAAGAGCTCAACTATCTGTATTTTAAGCAGGGACGTCATGTACCAGCCGTTATTACAGTGGAAAACGGCATGTTGTCGGAAGACTCTTACACAGCTATCCAAGAGTATATGAATGGTATCGAAGGTGTAGAGAATGCTCATAAATTCTTGTTGCTAGAGGCAGAGGGAATAGAACAGGAAGGCTTGTCAGTAGGGGATGAGAAGATTACTCCAGTGAAGGTAGAGATTAAACCACTTGCTGAAATTCTTCAGCAGGACGCCCTCTTCTTGGAATACGATCAAAAAAGCCGCGATAAAATCCGATCTGCTTTCCGGCTGCCACCATTATATACGGGTGAATCTCAAGACTATAATAAAGCCACCGCAGATACGGCTCGAAAAGTAACAGAAGAGCAAGTCTTCCAACCTGAGAGAAATAATATTGTAGGTAAGCTTAATACGCTGTTCCTGCCAGATTTGAATATTTTCAATGTCAGGCTATCTTTAAAGGGGCCGAGTTTTGGTGATCCCCTTGAAACAGCTAACGCATTAACACCATTTATTAATGCTGGTGCAGCTGTCCCTAATGATTTAAGAGACCTACTAGGACAATTACTTGGAAAAGAACTCGAAACGCTTCCTGATGAATATAATGTGCCGTTCCCAGTGGTCTTAAATAGTCTGCAACAGCAACAAAACAATCCGCTAGCCATGTTAACGAAATCAAATATGGCACCAGGACAAACGGAGTTGATTAATATTTTAAAAGACTTACGAGATGTACTAGAGGAAGTTCGATCATGA
- a CDS encoding PBSX family phage terminase large subunit codes for MSEKEVNPHFEDFLFDWSTKFQFLVGGYGSSKSYHVALKIVLKLLEEKRTALVVREVYDTHRDSTFSLLEEIVTDLGLDHKIKCVSSPMQIRFPNGSKIIFKGMDKPAKLKSINNVSLIWVEECSEVKYAGFKELLGRLRHPTLKLHMILSTNPVGEDNWTYLHFFKDEQNNRFVLDDQELYKQKTIITNDTYYHHSTADDNLFLPESYIEQLEELKEYDPDLYRVARKGHFGVNGKRVLPQFEEAPHSTVIEAINNIEKPLFRTGMDFGFVDSFNAALRMAVDTEKLYLYIYWEYYKNNQTDDETAEDLKELRESGERIIADSAEPKTIRYFRKQGFNMVGAHKFPGSRLQNTKKMKRFRKIICSDECPNTIREWKNLVYKVDRNGHIIPDEFNIDSHSFSAAWYGLDGYEVADLKEKKKERKRPKRERR; via the coding sequence ATGAGCGAAAAAGAAGTAAATCCTCACTTCGAAGACTTTCTATTTGATTGGTCAACAAAGTTCCAATTTCTTGTCGGCGGTTATGGCAGCAGCAAAAGTTATCATGTGGCTTTGAAAATTGTATTAAAGCTACTTGAAGAAAAGCGGACCGCTCTCGTTGTCCGGGAAGTGTACGACACACATAGGGACTCTACCTTTTCATTACTGGAAGAGATCGTTACTGATCTAGGGCTGGATCATAAAATCAAATGTGTTAGTTCCCCTATGCAAATCCGCTTTCCAAACGGCAGCAAGATCATCTTCAAAGGGATGGATAAGCCAGCGAAATTAAAGTCAATCAACAATGTTTCGCTTATATGGGTAGAGGAATGCTCAGAGGTCAAATATGCGGGTTTTAAAGAGTTACTTGGTCGTTTAAGACATCCCACGTTGAAGCTGCACATGATTCTCTCTACCAATCCAGTGGGAGAAGATAACTGGACTTATTTGCACTTCTTCAAAGATGAGCAGAATAACCGCTTTGTTCTTGATGACCAAGAGTTGTACAAACAGAAAACTATTATCACGAATGACACATACTATCATCACTCAACGGCTGATGACAATTTGTTTCTGCCTGAAAGCTATATCGAACAGTTAGAAGAATTAAAGGAGTACGATCCAGACCTTTACCGCGTTGCTCGGAAAGGTCATTTTGGCGTGAACGGAAAAAGGGTGCTGCCACAGTTCGAAGAAGCTCCTCACAGTACGGTTATAGAAGCAATAAACAACATTGAAAAGCCACTCTTCCGCACTGGAATGGACTTTGGATTTGTGGATTCCTTCAACGCTGCTTTACGTATGGCGGTTGATACAGAAAAGTTGTATCTGTACATCTACTGGGAGTATTACAAAAACAATCAAACGGATGATGAGACAGCGGAAGATTTAAAGGAACTTAGGGAAAGTGGTGAGCGGATTATTGCTGATAGCGCAGAACCGAAAACCATTCGATATTTCCGCAAACAAGGCTTTAACATGGTTGGTGCTCATAAGTTTCCGGGTTCTCGCTTACAAAACACCAAGAAGATGAAACGATTCCGCAAAATTATTTGTTCCGATGAATGTCCAAACACAATCCGTGAATGGAAAAACCTTGTGTACAAGGTAGACCGGAACGGCCACATCATACCGGATGAATTCAATATCGATAGTCATTCATTTTCAGCCGCTTGGTACGGGTTAGATGGATATGAGGTAGCCGATCTAAAGGAAAAGAAAAAAGAGAGAAAACGGCCAAAGCGCGAAAGGAGGTAA